Genomic window (Megamonas funiformis):
CAATGATTTTTACAGCATTAGCATAACCACAATTGATAGCTTCACCAGAATGACCACCATGTAAATCTTTGACTACAAATTTATAAGCAGAACGATGTTCTGGTTTATGCCATGTAATACGACGTTCTGCATCAACATTTACACTGCCTGCACTAGACAAAGTGAGCACATCAAAAGCTTCAGAATCACAGTTTATAAGATATTTTGCATCTAATAAATACTTTTCATCTAAAGCTTTTGCCCCAGTCATGCCCTGTTCTTCATCTACAGTGAAAATAGCACGAATAGGACCATGATTGAAATCTTGTTGTAATAAATACATAGCTACTGCTACGCCAATACCATCATCAGCACCAAGACTAGTACCATCAGCACGTAAAAATTCACCATCATTGATAATTTTAATAGGGCTTGTCAGTGGATCATATTGCACGCCTTTAGCTGCTACGCATACCATATCCATATGACCTTGAATAATTACACGTGGCCAAGTTTCACAACCTTTTGCTGCATCTTTATCAATGATTAAATTAAATTTTTCATCTTGAACTACTTTGCAACCAAAAGATAAAGCACGTTCTTTCAAAAAATTACTTACTGCTTCTTCATGATTTGATTTACGTGGAATAGCTGCTAAATTGCTAAATTCAGCTAATACGCCATCCATAATTTCTTTATCAGTTAAAGACATAAGCTACACCTCGATTTTGATAATATATTATATTATAGCATAAAATATATTTATTTTAACTTTATACAAGATAAAAAAAAGAAGTTAGGCAATACCTAACTTCTCTTTCGTATATTCATTTATAAGTTATTTAATAAGCTAAAAAATATCCAAGAAATATCTCTATTTATCTATAGAGATATTTCTTGTTTGTGTATAAAGATATTTCTTTCATTATACTATATAGTCAAATTGACTACACTTATTATAATGAAGGAAATTAATCATGCTTCATCATCTGTGATAGCTTTATCACCCATTGTTCCTGTGCGAATACGCATAGCATTCTCTACATCATAAACAAAGATTTTACCATCACCAATATGACCTGTCTGCAAAGCTTTGCGTGCTGTTTCTAAAACTAATTCTACAGGAACTGCACAAACAATTGTCTCAATCTTTACTTTTGGTACAAGATTTACGCTGTATTGTTTGCCACGATATACTTCAGTATGACCTTTTTGTAAGCCACAGCCGTATACTTGACTTACAGTCATACCCTGAACACCGATTTTATTCAAAGCTTCTTTTAATTCTTCTAATTTACTAGCACGAGTTATAATTTCTATTTTCGTTATTTTGCGCATAAAATCTACCCCTTACTAATGAAAATCTATAAATTCTTTTTCTTATAATAATACCACTAAAACTTTTAAATTTTAATTTTATTATTTTAAATCAACAGGTTTTGTAAAATTTTCACTAGCAAAAGCTTCTGCATTACTGGAAAGCAATGTATTGGCACTCATGATAGATTGATTGTATGCACGTTCACCATGTTCGCAGATATCAATACCAGAAACTTCTTCATTTTCACTTGCACGAACCTGCATAAAGCAACTAACAACTTTAAATAAGATATAAGAACCTACAATAGCAAGTACATAAGCTACTACTATAGAAATCAACTGAGCGATTAAAGTGTCTGCACTGCCATAGAATAAACCATCTGCACCAGCTGGATTTATTTCTGTAGAGCACCATAAACCTGTAGCTACAGCCCCCCATGTACCACCGATACCATGAACACCGAAAGCATCTAAGGAATCATCATAACCAAATTTTTCTTTAACAACTGCTACTGCAAAGTAACAAACAATACCACCGATTAAACCGATAATTACAGCTGGAAGTGGAGCAACAAAGCCTGCTGCTGGAGTGATGGCTACAAGACCTGCAACACAACCAGAAGCTGCACCTAAGATAGTAGGTTTGCCATGATGCATCCATTCACATGCTACCCAAGATACAGTCGCCATAGCTGCTGCCGCCTGTGTAGTAACAAAAGCATTTGCAGCAAGTGCATTAGCACCGAGAGCAGAACCTGCATTGAATCCGAACCAACCAAACCATAAAAGTGCTGCACCAAGTACAGTCATTGGTAAATGATGTGGAAGCATTGGAACTTTGCCATAACCATGGCGTTTGCCAAGTAAAATACATACTGTAAGACCAGATACACCAGATAAAATATGAATTACTAATCCCCCTGCAAAATCTAAGGCACCGAGTTTAGCTAAGAAGCCACCACCCCATACCCAATGAGCCATAGGGTTATAGATTAAAATTGCCCATAATAAGATGAATACTACAAAAGCGCCAAATTTCATTCTTTCTGCGAAAGCACCAGTAATAAGTGCAG
Coding sequences:
- a CDS encoding ammonium transporter — its product is MKKLASILSMTAMFIAMMASVAFAADDTTAAIDTGDTAWVLISAALVFIMTPGLAFFYGGMVRSKNVLSTIMHSFFIVAMISVEWVLIGYAMTFGSDIGGFIGSLDKVGLTGVGMQVMANGTIPELAFVAFQCMFAIITPALITGAFAERMKFGAFVVFILLWAILIYNPMAHWVWGGGFLAKLGALDFAGGLVIHILSGVSGLTVCILLGKRHGYGKVPMLPHHLPMTVLGAALLWFGWFGFNAGSALGANALAANAFVTTQAAAAMATVSWVACEWMHHGKPTILGAASGCVAGLVAITPAAGFVAPLPAVIIGLIGGIVCYFAVAVVKEKFGYDDSLDAFGVHGIGGTWGAVATGLWCSTEINPAGADGLFYGSADTLIAQLISIVVAYVLAIVGSYILFKVVSCFMQVRASENEEVSGIDICEHGERAYNQSIMSANTLLSSNAEAFASENFTKPVDLK
- a CDS encoding P-II family nitrogen regulator, with amino-acid sequence MRKITKIEIITRASKLEELKEALNKIGVQGMTVSQVYGCGLQKGHTEVYRGKQYSVNLVPKVKIETIVCAVPVELVLETARKALQTGHIGDGKIFVYDVENAMRIRTGTMGDKAITDDEA